The Ruminococcaceae bacterium BL-4 region CTACACTAAATCGTTATGAAGTTTTTGATGAGCTGCAATACTTAAACTAAAAATAAGGTGGATTATGGGGTGCTTTGTGAAGCAAAATGGATTTACAAAAACAAAATACAGAAAAAGTTTGTTTTGGGTGATCGGACTTTCGATCTGCTTGTTGCTGCCATTTCTTACAATTCCTGTATCAGCCGCTTCAAAGGATAGCAATGCAGTGCAGCTTGTACCGGGGCAGATAAAGTCTTGGAATGACGGTGCAGATGTTACGGTCGATACGACAGGAGAAGAAGA contains the following coding sequences:
- a CDS encoding protein of unknown function (Evidence 5 : Unknown function), which codes for MDYGVLCEAKWIYKNKIQKKFVLGDRTFDLLVAAISYNSCISRFKG